A window of Clostridioides sp. ES-S-0010-02 genomic DNA:
ATTTACTATGTTTAGGTTTGATACGTTTCCAAAGTCTGGAGGATTTAATATTATACCATTTATATTATCTACAGGACCTATTGAAGAAATCCCAATTCCAATTATATCTCTTTTGTTATTTTTCATTATTTTAGAAAACATTCGTTTTATTATATCTTTTAAAACGTCATTTGACAGATATTTAGGGTAAGTCTCAAAAAGTTGTTTGACAATATTACCTTTTAAATCTGCAATGATTACCTTACAAATATTTCTTCTTATCAAAATGCCACAAACACAAGGAGAGATATTAGAAATATCTAATAAAATAGGTTTACGACCTGATGAATGTGCATTTAAAGTTGATGATTCTATCTCTCTAATCATATTTTCATTAATAAGTTCAGTGACTAGGTTTGATAAAGTCATTTTAGTAAGACCTGTAGATTTAGCTAAATCAACTCTAGACATAGGAGTATTTGTAGAAAGTAGTTTCAGTATTATTAACTTATTTTTAATTTTTACATCTTTTATGTTAGAACCTTGTTTGTTGCTCATCGTAGATCTCCTTAAAAAAGTTAAGTATTTTTATGTATTTTCATATATATACTATGACCTTATAATAGAATAACATTTGATTAAGTTCGAAAATACCATTAATTAGAATATATCACATTATATATTAGAATAGCACTAAAAATATGTTATAATAGTATGAAAAAATATTAAAGTAAGTTAAGGTATACAATAATAAATTAGGATTTGAGGTGAAATACTATAGATAAATATACAAAAGAAGAATTGATACAAACACTAAGAGTTGTATCTTCAGTTATCGTAAGATGTGAAAAAGCACAACTAAAGTTTATGGAAGGGACTTCTCAACACTCACTCCTTAAGAATAGGATAAAAGCAATGTATATTTCAAAATCATTAATAACAGATGAAAATATAATTGATAAATATACAAAAGAAGAATTAATAGAAGCACTACGACCCGTATCTTCAAGTATAGGCAAATGTGAAAAAGCACAGTCAAAATTTGCAGAGGGTACTACTAATTACAAACGATTTAGAAATATAATAAAAGCAATGTATATTTCTAAATCATTAATAACAGACGAGATTAATAGAAGAAGTTAGATTCCAGATTTTTAAGTTATTAGAAGCTTATTTTTTAGGTTATTTTGAAAAAATAATTATTCCTATTTCTAAAATGGGAAAGTCATTTTATATAATCAATTAGAATAATAGTCATCCACTTAAATGCTATATTTTTGTGCCCTTTCTTAACTTTTTCATATCTAAAATTTTCTATTTTAATATCATGATGAAGGATTAGTCATACCTGCTACACTTGTTACTATAATATTTCTGCTTAAATTTATTACAATTGTTCCTGCACATGTAGTTACAAATACAATAATAAGGGTTTCAAGAGCAAAACCGAACATTAAAGAAAGAAGCAGTGAAATATTGATTGTTATTTTTCTCATTAACTTTAAAATAACAATTAGTACAATAAATAGAAAGAGCAATGTAATCGCAAATAACATGCAAATGATAAATGATAATATGATTTTTGAAAAAAACAAATCCTAAATTGTCTTTGTGCTGTTATTGAAAAGAGCTACAGTACCACCAGTCAGTACAGGTATTAAAGATAGGAGCAGAAGAGAAATCATTTTTTTGACTCCTTGGTTCTTATCTCCTACGCAATACATTATATTTCGTTTATTCAAATAAAGCAATAAAAGATATCTTTTATTGCTTTTTATAATATGTTTATTCAATAGTGAAAGTCTTATATAATTTTTATTAAATTTTTATATGCAATAAATTTCATTATTGTATAATATTAAAATGAATACAAAGTGTATTTACTATCTTTTATTACAAATTGTTACCAAATATGTATACATTAGAATTAAAAAATGGAAAATTGTAACTAAAATGTAAATTTTTTCTCTAATCTATCTAATATTATGGAAACTTTTTGTAATTTATGATATAATAAGAAACATATAATTATTAAATTATAATAAATGACTATAGCGTAGATGTATTACTATGTTATAGTCATTTTTGGATTAAACTTGATATATCAAGGGGGAAGAATATGAGAACAATTAAAAGAGTTTTAGCATTAGGTTTAACATTAGCTATATTTCTAATGAACGCACCTAATGTAAGTGCATTAACATCAGATACCATTAAAGGTAAGAACATATACGAGACGGCTGGATTAATAGCAGATAAAACGAGTTATGATACAGCAATTGTGGTAAATATGGATAGTTCTATAGCAGATGGTCTTTCAGCAAGTGGTCTTGCTGGTGCTGTAGATGCTCCGATTTTACTTGCTCAAAAAAGTAACATACCAAATGAGACAAAACAAAGATTAAAAAATGTAAAAAAGATATACATAATAGGTAAAGAGTTATCAATAAGTAAGTCAGTAGAAACTGAACTGAAAAATACAGGAGCACAAGTAACTAGATTAGGTGGAGATGATAGAATAAAGACTAGTTATAGTGTTGCCAAAGAAGTAAGTAGCATTAAAAAAGTTGATGAAGTTATATTAACTAATGCATATAAAGGAGAGGCTGATACTATAAGTGCTGCACCTGTCTCAGTAAGAGATGTAGCTCCTATAGTACTTACAGATGGAAAAAGTGTTCCTTTTTCAACAAGTAATGTAAAATCATATGCTGTAGGTGGAAGTATTTCTATGAGTACGAGTTTAGTTAACAAGACTAACTCTAAGAGACTTGGTGGTTCAGATAGATATGATACAAATAAAAAAGTTATAAAAGAATTTTATCCAGATTCATCAGAATTTTATTTAAGTGATGGATATGATTTAGTAAATGCTCTTACAGGTTCTACAATTGCTAAAGATAATCCAATTGTATTAGTATCAGAAGATAGTGATAAATCCATACTAGCAGGAGCAGATAAGATTACTAGATTAGGTTCAATAAGCGATAGTGTATATAATAAGTGTGTTTCTGCTGCACAGAATAATGGTGATTCGTCTACAAAAGGGGATTCACCTATGAAAGATGAGACAAGTATATTAGGTGAACCAACAGCTAGCTTAGAAGCTTGTTTAAAATGGGCAAAATCTAAAAAAGCCAATGATTTATTTATAGAATTAATACCAATACTGTATGATACAGCTGTTCAAGAAGGTGTAAATCCTGTTTTAGCTGTAGCTCAATCAGCAAAAGAAACTGGTTTCTGTAATTTTGGTGGAGTATTAGATGCATCTTTTAAGAATCCTTGTGGACTTAAGACTTCTGTTGGTGGTTCTGATACTGACAAAAATGCACACTCAAAATTTGATACTTGGGAAGAGGGAATACTAGCTCAAATTCAACATTTATGTCTATATGCAGGACAACAGGGTTATCCACTTTCAAATCCAGTAGACCCTAGACATGAAAAATCTTTGTTTGGGAAAGCTAAAACAGTTGAAAGTCTTTCTAATAATTGGGCTGGTGGTCAATATGGACAAGACTTAGTTAGAATGATGGGAGAAATTGAGGCGACAAAGTAATTAAATTATTAATTTAATGGTTATATTTAATGAGTTTCATTAAATAACCAATTCAAAATTACAAATAAGGAAAATTTATTATGAAAAAGAGTAATGTTTTTAGTATTATATTTCCTACAATCATAATGTTATTGGTGTTTTTGACTTTTGCTACAGATATATTCAATATACCAGATATTCATTCTAAAGGGATTTTTGTAATAGGGATGATTTTAATTTTTCCAATTGCCTTTTTAATTCAAGGGATAGTTTGTGTATTGAGTAAAACCAACTGGATTTTATCACTTGTAGTATCTTTAATAACTTATATAATATTAATGTATATGTTTTTAAATGATTCAGCATATATCTATATTTTACTTTATGCCGCTTTTTATATGATTGGATATATAACCACTAAAATTTGTCAAAAAATGCAAATTTTTAAAAGATAAATTAACCAAAATATATTAATAAGGAAGTGTCTGCATTGATTTTTTTAAATCAAAAGATAGACACTTCTTTTATTGTAAAAATAAAATATTTATTTAAGAGGAAGTATTGTAAATAAAATTTAACTATTATCATTTTCTTTTAACAATTGTATACAATAAACCTGTAGTATAATTAAGATAGATAAAATAAAGGGAGGGATAATATGAATTTAATTGATAATCATATTCATACTAATTTTTCAAGTGATGGAAAGGATTCAATGGAAGATACAATAAAAAAAGCTATAAGTATAGGTGTTAGATATTTAACTTTTACAGACCATTTAGAACATGATGAAGGGAAGGGATTTTGTATAGATTATAACAACTATGTCCCAGTGTTTAATACACTAAAAGAAAAGTATAAAAAGGATATAGAATTATTATTAGGTGTTGAAGTAGGATATAGAAAACATTTAAAAAATGAAATAAAAGATGTAATAAGTTCACATCCTTTTGATTTTATATTGTGTTCAACTCATACAATTGATAACGTACCTGTTCCATCAAAAAAATACTTTGAAGGACTTAGCAAAGAAGATGCGTACTATAAATATTTTAATAGCATACTTGAAACTAATCATGAGTTTAAAGATTATAATATATATGGACATTTAGATTATATATCTAGATATGGGATATATTCAGATAACAGAGTGATATATAATGATTTTAAAGATATTATTGATGAAGTTTTAAAGTCAATAATTAATAATGGAAGTGGAATAGAGTTAAATACATCTGGTTATAGATATGGATTAAATGCCATACATCCAAATGAAGATATCTTAAAAAGATATAGAGAACTTGGTGGTTTTATAGTTACTGTAGGTTCTGACTCTCATAGAGTAGAAGATATCTGCAAAGATTTTGATGTGGCTTACGATATGCTTAAATATCTTGATTTTAAATATGTATCATTATTTAAAGAAAGAGAAACTTATTTTTTAAACATAGAAAAAGTTAAATCTAATAATATAGCATAAAGAACTAATATGGCATATAGAGTCTTTTTAAATAATTTGAAAGTTAGTATAAAAATTAATAGCAGAATATTGTATCCTCTAGGAAAATACTAGAGGTTTTTATTTTGTAAAAAATGATAATAAAGAGGAGTTTAAGTTTAAGAAAAATGATTGTCTTAAATTAGAAAACTATTACTATTATATTTAACTATTATATCTTTTTATTATGATATAATAGTTAAATACATTAACCTATCTTTAAATCATGCAAATTATTAGAAAGAAGGGATAAAGTTGTCTAATAAAAATAAAGAAAATATAACCTTAAGCAATCAAATCACAGAATCAACTCAACAAACTTTAACAAAAGAGGCTATACTACATATACCAATGAGCAACTATGCTTATGGCTATGATAGAGAAACATTACATATAAGAATTAGAACCAAAAAAAATGAGGCAAAAAAAGTGACCTTAAGGATAGGAGACCAATATGTATGGGACAAAGGAGGTGCAGGAGGAGGGAATCTAAATGCATCTGGACTTGGTTGGTCTGGTGGAACAAATATAACAATGAACAAAGAAGTAGAAACAGAATTATTTGATTATTGGATAGCTGAGTGTAAGCCTTTAAATAAACGTTCGAGATATGGATTTATAATAGAAGGTCAAGAAGAAAAAATTTTATTTACAGAGAAAAAGATAATAAAATTAGGAAACGAAAATGATGAAAAAGAGTTATGCGAAATAAGTAATTTTTTTGGATATCCATATTTGAATTATATAGATATACCTAAAGTTCCAGATTGGGTAAAGGAAACTATTTGGTATCAGATATTTCCTGATAGATTTGCAAATGGAAATCCATCTATAAATCCAGAAGGAGTAGATATATGGGGCGCTATTCCAACAAGAGATAATTTTACAGGTGGAGATTTACAAGGTGTAATAGACCACCTAGATTATTTGAGCGATTTAGGGATAAATGGAATTTATTTTTGTCCTATTACAGTTGGAAAAACTAATCATAGATATGATACGATGGACTACATGGAAATAGACCCTACCTTAGGTGATAAATCTACTTTGAAAAAACTAATAGAAGAAGCCCATAAAAGAAATATAAAAATAATGTTGGATGCTGTATTTAATCATATAGGATATTATTCTAAGCAGTGGCAAGATGTAGTTAAAAATAAGAATAATTCGAGATATAAAGATTGGTTTTATATAAAAGATATGAGTAAAGTTGATACTCCAATAGAAGAAATAGATGAAAAAAACATACCTTATGAAACTTTTGGGTGTGAAAAATACATGCCAAAACTTAACACAGAAAATTCAGAAGTAATAGAATATTTATTGCGTGTAGGGAGGTATTGGATACAAGAATTTGATATAGATGCATGGAGATTGGATGTATCAAATGAAGTAGATCATGTTTTCTGGCGAAAATTCAGACAAGAGATTAAAAGAATAAAACCTGATATATATATATTAGGAGAAATTTGGCATGGAAGTTTACCATGGTTGATGGGAGACCAATTTGACTCAGTTATGAACTATTTAATGTCAGAAGCTATGAAACAATTCTTTTGTACAAATGAGATAAATGCTGAAGAATTTAAATACATGATAAATGATGTAATAGTAAGCTATCCAATGCAAGTTAATGAAGTTATTTTTAATTTACTTGGAAGTCATGATACTACTAGAATATTGAGCTATGCTGATGGAAATGTGGATAAATTTAAACTTGCATATTTGTTTATGTTTATACAATCAGGAAGTCCGTGTATATACTATGGTGATGAAATAGGAATGCAAGGAGAACTAAGTCCAGTATCTGAAGGACAAAGAAAATGTATGGAATGGAATGAAGGAAAGTGGAATAAAGATATACTTGATTTTATGAAGAAGATTATTAGACTTCGTAAATCAAATAGAGAACTTAGAACTGTATCAAATGAATGGATACTAGCAGATAAAGAAAATGGAACAATTATATTAAGGAAAGAATCTATTACAATAATAATAAATAATTCATCCAAAGATTTAACCTTAAGATTACCAGATTATTTGGTAAATAGAAAAGTAAAAGATTTATATGAAGAAAAAATAGTTGATTTAAAGGAAGAAATAACATTAAAAAAATACAAGTTTATTATTTTAAAATAATATAACCATGTGTTTGTTAGATTATACTATAACTTTTTATATTATTTAAACAAAGTATCATTAATTATAATAAGTGAATTCAGTATAATTTTATATACAAATTATTTGCAGTAAAACTTGTTAAGTAAAGTTTTTATTTGAATAAAAATTAATATTGAAATTTTTAATTATTTTGTAGTTAAGTAAAGATGTATAATTACTGAATAAGTAGAGGGAAGGGAAAACATGAATGACTATGAAGAATATATAGTTACAGTAAAATCTAGTATCGTGAATCTAATTTTAGGTTTAATATTTTTATCAATTGGGATTGTATTAATTGTATTTTGTGTATATATTAAACAGTACTATATATTATTAATTACTCTTGTACTTACAATATATGGATTAATTTCAATTCTCAAATATACAAGAAAGTATATTATTTTTGATTTATATAATATTAAAGTTCGTAAATGTATAGGGAGTGAAAAAGAGTATTCATATAATGATATTACTAGAATTTCAATAAATAATAAGAAACAGGAATGTCCAGTTAATATATATGTGGATAATAATAAAATTGCAACTTTTTTTGTATCGGATAAAAGTTATATGTCTGCTATAGCGGAAATGAAGCGAAGAGAGTTGCCATTTGATGATAAAAGTATAGACTATATATCAGATATGCCACTTTGGATTCCAATTCCATCTAGTGAGATTAAAAAATTTTGCAATGAAGCTTCAAGAAAACTTGAAAAACAGGTTAAAGAGGATTTGTGTAAAATAGAAAAGGAGTTTGGAAAAGATATATCCTTTTCTTTTGGTATAGATGTTGAAGAAAAAATATTTGTATGTGTATTTTTAGTATGTATTATGAAAAATGGCAACTATACAAAAGTTATAAAAAAATACAGAGGAAAAAAAGCATGGGCTATGTTTCCTGTATATATAGTGGGTCCACAACTATATAAGAAAGAGATTGAAGATGGCAAATTTATTTGTAATATAAATTATTTAAATGCTTTTTCTGGAAAAATGTGGTCAAATTTTTCTAAAATGATAAAAAAATATGGTGTGCAAGAGAGTGAAATAGAAGTTGATTTTGAATTAAAGAGTGAATTGGATTAAATAGTTCTATAGAGAATATCTTAAATATAAGGTATAGACACAAAATAAATTAATTATTAGTCTAAAAAATCCTTATAGAGAAAGGGGTACAAGAATGCTAGAAGCATTTATATTTGATTTAGATGGAGTGATTGCAGACACAGCATATTATCATTATTTAGCTTGGAAAAAACTAGCTGATGACATTGGCATAGATATAGATATAGAATTTAATGAGTCTTTAAAGGGTATAAGTAGAATGGAGTCATTAAATAAAATATTAGAATATGGATATAAAAAAGATTTATTTTCAGAAGAAGAAAAAATGAAAATGGCAGAAGACAAAAATAACTATTATGTATCTTTAATAAACAAAATAACTTCAAATGATATTTTGCCAGGTATAAAAAATTTACTTGATGATATAAAATCTAATGATGTAAAGATAGGGTTGTCTTCTGCAAGCAAGAATGCTACAAATGTATTAAAACATCTAGGCATAAGTGATAAGTTTGATTTTATAGCAGATGCGTCAAAATGTAGGAACACCAAACCATATCCAGATATATTTCTTATGTCAGCAAAGGGACTTGGTGTAAATCCTAAAAATTGTATAGGAATAGAAGATGCAAGTGCAGGTATTGATGCTATAAACTCAGCCAATATGTTTTCTGTTGGAGTTGGAGATTATAAAAATCTAAAAAAAGCAAATTTACTTGTAAATTCAACAAGTCAGTTAAATTTTAAGTATATATTAAGTGAGTATAATAAGTATATAGTTAGGAGCATTATATGAAATGTTTGTTTGATAATATAAATGAGTGGAAAGTTATACAAGACAAGATTGAAATTAAAGAAAATAGATTAGCAGAGTCTATAATGAGTATAGGCAATGGTTATATGGGTATGAGAGGAAACTATGAGGAAAGATATAGTGGAGATAGCCATAGAGGTTCTTATATAGCTGGAGTATGGTTTCCTGATAAAACTCGTGTTGGATGGTGGAAAAATGGATACCCAGAATACTTTGGTAAAATTCCTAACTCAGTTAACTATATAGGGATAAGAATTTTCATAGATGGGGTAGAGTTAGACCTTGAAAAATGTAATGTTGAAAATTTTTATAGAGAATTAGATATGAAAAATGGTATTTTAAAACGTAAATTTACTGTGAATATTAATGGTAAAAAATTTGAAGCTAATATAACAAGATTTTTAAGCGTATCAGTTAAGGAATTAGCTGTAATAAAGTATG
This region includes:
- the pgmB gene encoding beta-phosphoglucomutase, producing MLEAFIFDLDGVIADTAYYHYLAWKKLADDIGIDIDIEFNESLKGISRMESLNKILEYGYKKDLFSEEEKMKMAEDKNNYYVSLINKITSNDILPGIKNLLDDIKSNDVKIGLSSASKNATNVLKHLGISDKFDFIADASKCRNTKPYPDIFLMSAKGLGVNPKNCIGIEDASAGIDAINSANMFSVGVGDYKNLKKANLLVNSTSQLNFKYILSEYNKYIVRSII
- a CDS encoding cell wall-binding repeat-containing protein — its product is MRTIKRVLALGLTLAIFLMNAPNVSALTSDTIKGKNIYETAGLIADKTSYDTAIVVNMDSSIADGLSASGLAGAVDAPILLAQKSNIPNETKQRLKNVKKIYIIGKELSISKSVETELKNTGAQVTRLGGDDRIKTSYSVAKEVSSIKKVDEVILTNAYKGEADTISAAPVSVRDVAPIVLTDGKSVPFSTSNVKSYAVGGSISMSTSLVNKTNSKRLGGSDRYDTNKKVIKEFYPDSSEFYLSDGYDLVNALTGSTIAKDNPIVLVSEDSDKSILAGADKITRLGSISDSVYNKCVSAAQNNGDSSTKGDSPMKDETSILGEPTASLEACLKWAKSKKANDLFIELIPILYDTAVQEGVNPVLAVAQSAKETGFCNFGGVLDASFKNPCGLKTSVGGSDTDKNAHSKFDTWEEGILAQIQHLCLYAGQQGYPLSNPVDPRHEKSLFGKAKTVESLSNNWAGGQYGQDLVRMMGEIEATK
- a CDS encoding histidinol-phosphatase HisJ family protein, with protein sequence MNLIDNHIHTNFSSDGKDSMEDTIKKAISIGVRYLTFTDHLEHDEGKGFCIDYNNYVPVFNTLKEKYKKDIELLLGVEVGYRKHLKNEIKDVISSHPFDFILCSTHTIDNVPVPSKKYFEGLSKEDAYYKYFNSILETNHEFKDYNIYGHLDYISRYGIYSDNRVIYNDFKDIIDEVLKSIINNGSGIELNTSGYRYGLNAIHPNEDILKRYRELGGFIVTVGSDSHRVEDICKDFDVAYDMLKYLDFKYVSLFKERETYFLNIEKVKSNNIA
- a CDS encoding alpha-glycosidase codes for the protein MSNKNKENITLSNQITESTQQTLTKEAILHIPMSNYAYGYDRETLHIRIRTKKNEAKKVTLRIGDQYVWDKGGAGGGNLNASGLGWSGGTNITMNKEVETELFDYWIAECKPLNKRSRYGFIIEGQEEKILFTEKKIIKLGNENDEKELCEISNFFGYPYLNYIDIPKVPDWVKETIWYQIFPDRFANGNPSINPEGVDIWGAIPTRDNFTGGDLQGVIDHLDYLSDLGINGIYFCPITVGKTNHRYDTMDYMEIDPTLGDKSTLKKLIEEAHKRNIKIMLDAVFNHIGYYSKQWQDVVKNKNNSRYKDWFYIKDMSKVDTPIEEIDEKNIPYETFGCEKYMPKLNTENSEVIEYLLRVGRYWIQEFDIDAWRLDVSNEVDHVFWRKFRQEIKRIKPDIYILGEIWHGSLPWLMGDQFDSVMNYLMSEAMKQFFCTNEINAEEFKYMINDVIVSYPMQVNEVIFNLLGSHDTTRILSYADGNVDKFKLAYLFMFIQSGSPCIYYGDEIGMQGELSPVSEGQRKCMEWNEGKWNKDILDFMKKIIRLRKSNRELRTVSNEWILADKENGTIILRKESITIIINNSSKDLTLRLPDYLVNRKVKDLYEEKIVDLKEEITLKKYKFIILK